The Persephonella sp. IF05-L8 genome contains a region encoding:
- the ffh gene encoding signal recognition particle protein, whose amino-acid sequence MFELLTEKFSNVVEKLKRVKKLDEKTIDEALKDIRRALLEADVNIDVVKQFLNDVKQKLVGQEVIKGLNAGETVIKLIYDELLNILGEEAPLNKSEKPPTVIMLVGLQGTGKTTTAGKLARWLKSKGYAVGVVSTDVRRPAAGRQLCTLAETIGVPCFIDEEEKDAVKLTEKVIQKAKDAGLSHIILDTAGRLHIDEELMDELVKIKEKVHPAEILYVADAMQGQDAINTAEEFHKRLGLTGVILTKLDGDAKGGIALSVRKVLGVPIKFIGVGEKIEDFEPFHPDRIAQRILGLGDIQTLMEKMQAAIDEEKAQEMAKRVMNAEFTLDDLREQLQMIRNLGPLENVLKMIPGIGSKIKDLKVDEKQFIKIEAIINSMTPEERANPHIINGSRKRRIARGSGTTIMDVNRVLKQYKEMKKMMKKFKKSGKMKLPFNMPNLPF is encoded by the coding sequence TTGTTTGAGCTTTTAACAGAAAAATTCAGCAATGTTGTTGAAAAATTAAAAAGGGTAAAAAAACTTGATGAAAAAACAATAGATGAAGCTCTTAAGGATATAAGGAGAGCTTTATTAGAAGCTGATGTAAACATAGACGTTGTAAAACAGTTTTTAAATGATGTTAAGCAAAAGTTAGTAGGTCAGGAAGTAATAAAAGGTCTTAATGCTGGTGAAACAGTAATAAAACTTATATACGATGAGCTGCTGAATATCTTAGGTGAAGAAGCACCTCTCAACAAATCAGAAAAACCCCCCACAGTTATAATGCTTGTTGGTCTTCAGGGAACAGGTAAAACAACAACAGCAGGTAAGCTTGCAAGATGGCTTAAATCAAAGGGATATGCAGTTGGAGTAGTATCAACTGACGTTAGAAGACCGGCAGCTGGAAGACAGCTATGCACACTTGCAGAAACAATTGGCGTGCCTTGTTTTATAGATGAAGAGGAGAAAGACGCTGTAAAACTTACAGAAAAGGTAATCCAAAAAGCTAAAGATGCAGGTTTATCTCATATAATCCTTGATACAGCCGGTCGTCTTCATATTGATGAAGAATTAATGGATGAACTTGTAAAAATAAAAGAAAAAGTCCACCCTGCAGAGATTTTATACGTAGCAGACGCAATGCAGGGTCAGGATGCTATAAACACAGCAGAAGAATTTCATAAAAGACTGGGACTAACAGGTGTAATCCTCACAAAACTGGATGGTGATGCAAAAGGTGGTATAGCCCTTTCTGTTAGAAAAGTTCTGGGAGTTCCTATCAAATTTATCGGTGTTGGAGAAAAAATAGAAGATTTTGAACCTTTCCATCCTGACAGAATAGCCCAGAGAATACTTGGGCTTGGTGATATTCAAACATTAATGGAAAAAATGCAGGCTGCAATAGATGAAGAAAAAGCTCAGGAAATGGCAAAAAGAGTTATGAATGCCGAATTTACCCTTGATGACCTGAGGGAGCAACTCCAGATGATTAGAAACCTGGGACCCCTTGAGAATGTGCTAAAAATGATACCAGGAATAGGCTCAAAAATAAAAGACCTTAAAGTTGATGAAAAACAGTTTATAAAAATAGAGGCAATAATCAACTCAATGACCCCTGAAGAAAGGGCAAATCCCCACATAATTAACGGAAGTAGAAAAAGAAGAATAGCAAGGGGTAGTGGAACAACAATAATGGATGTAAATAGAGTGCTGAAACAATACAAAGAAATGAAAAAAATGATGAAAAAATTCAAAAAATCTGGTAAAATGAAACTTCCGTTCAATATGCCTAATTTACCATTTTAA
- the rpsP gene encoding 30S ribosomal protein S16, which translates to MVRIRLSRAGRKKHPVYRMVVMDSRAPRESKYIDYIGTYDPILKTGNINVEKAKEWLAKGAQPTERALKILKQFGLEEETVKS; encoded by the coding sequence TTGGTAAGGATAAGACTTTCAAGAGCTGGAAGAAAGAAACACCCAGTTTACAGAATGGTTGTAATGGACAGCAGAGCCCCAAGGGAATCCAAGTATATTGATTATATTGGAACTTATGACCCAATATTAAAAACTGGAAACATAAATGTAGAAAAAGCAAAAGAATGGCTTGCAAAAGGTGCACAGCCTACAGAAAGAGCATTAAAAATATTAAAGCAGTTTGGCTTAGAAGAAGAAACAGTAAAATCTTAA
- a CDS encoding KH domain-containing protein — protein sequence MSKLQELVEFVAKSLVDHPDKVEVKEIEGEKTTVIELKVAPEDLGKVIGRQGRTARAIRTLLAAVARKQNKRAVLEILE from the coding sequence ATGAGCAAACTACAGGAACTGGTAGAGTTCGTGGCAAAATCTCTGGTAGACCACCCAGATAAAGTGGAAGTTAAGGAAATTGAAGGAGAGAAAACAACTGTTATTGAGCTTAAAGTAGCTCCTGAGGACCTTGGAAAAGTTATTGGAAGACAGGGTAGAACAGCAAGAGCTATCAGAACATTACTTGCTGCTGTTGCAAGAAAACAAAATAAAAGAGCAGTATTAGAAATTTTAGAATAA
- the tsaE gene encoding tRNA (adenosine(37)-N6)-threonylcarbamoyltransferase complex ATPase subunit type 1 TsaE, with translation MKIQINSLKELRQLTDRFANCLKGNEIILLQGNLAAGKTTFTRYLVSSIDPSVEDEVNSPTFSIMNEYETSKFPVYHIDLYRVKDFDFTDVLGNGVVIVEWADEELKNELSQYTDLPVIFIKISVENDEIRLFNIDFINADYLKECIFTLYS, from the coding sequence ATGAAAATACAGATAAATTCTCTAAAAGAACTTCGGCAGCTTACAGACAGGTTTGCAAATTGCCTTAAAGGAAATGAAATAATACTGTTGCAGGGAAATCTGGCTGCAGGAAAAACCACTTTTACCCGTTATCTTGTTTCTTCTATAGACCCTTCTGTAGAAGACGAGGTTAATTCTCCTACATTTTCAATTATGAATGAGTATGAAACATCAAAGTTTCCTGTGTATCATATTGATTTGTATAGGGTAAAAGATTTTGACTTTACAGATGTTCTTGGAAACGGGGTTGTTATTGTTGAGTGGGCAGATGAAGAGTTAAAAAATGAGTTAAGCCAGTATACAGACTTACCGGTTATTTTTATCAAGATATCTGTTGAAAATGATGAAATAAGGCTGTTTAATATAGATTTTATAAATGCAGACTATCTAAAAGAATGTATTTTCACACTTTATAGTTAA
- a CDS encoding cytochrome-c peroxidase, whose product MRSLKLAIAAVGAVAVSAFASDADLLKQAKTYFKPLPKEIPAPKDNPTTPEKVELGKKLYYDPRLSLSGIISCNTCHNLATFGVDGVPTALGHQFKTGGRNSPTVLNAGFHVAQFWDGRAKTLEDQAKGPILAHVEMAMPNPDFVVQKVQSIPGYVKEFKKVFGDKNPITYDNIAKAIAAFERTLVTPSRFDKFLQGDTNALTKEEKEGLKLFIDKGCASCHNGVAVGGTMFAKFGVVKPYPTPDLGKYKVTKKEADKYVFKVPSLRNIEMTYPYFHDGSVWDLKKAVKIMGETQLGIELTNDELDKIVAFLKSLTGEIPKEARTMPVLPASSDYTPKPMLKVHD is encoded by the coding sequence ATGAGAAGTCTAAAGTTGGCAATAGCTGCAGTGGGGGCTGTTGCAGTATCTGCCTTTGCATCAGATGCAGACCTGCTCAAACAGGCTAAAACCTATTTCAAACCATTACCAAAGGAAATCCCAGCACCTAAAGATAATCCTACAACACCAGAAAAAGTTGAATTAGGTAAAAAACTTTACTACGACCCAAGATTATCTCTAAGTGGAATTATAAGCTGTAATACATGTCATAACCTTGCAACTTTTGGTGTTGATGGAGTTCCAACGGCACTTGGACATCAGTTTAAAACAGGGGGAAGAAACTCCCCAACTGTATTAAACGCAGGCTTCCATGTTGCTCAATTCTGGGATGGTAGAGCAAAAACCCTTGAAGACCAGGCAAAAGGTCCAATTCTTGCACATGTAGAAATGGCTATGCCAAATCCTGATTTTGTAGTTCAAAAAGTTCAATCTATTCCTGGTTATGTTAAAGAGTTCAAAAAAGTATTTGGAGATAAAAACCCAATTACTTATGACAACATTGCCAAAGCAATAGCTGCTTTTGAAAGAACACTTGTTACACCGTCCAGATTTGACAAGTTTTTACAAGGTGATACAAATGCTTTAACCAAAGAAGAAAAAGAAGGTCTCAAGCTATTTATAGATAAAGGATGTGCAAGCTGTCATAATGGTGTAGCTGTAGGTGGAACGATGTTTGCCAAATTCGGTGTTGTAAAACCATATCCAACACCAGACCTTGGAAAATACAAAGTTACCAAAAAAGAAGCAGACAAGTATGTATTCAAAGTTCCATCCCTCAGAAATATAGAGATGACTTATCCATACTTCCATGATGGTTCTGTTTGGGACTTGAAAAAAGCAGTTAAAATTATGGGAGAAACACAGCTTGGCATAGAGCTTACAAATGATGAACTTGATAAAATTGTTGCATTCCTGAAATCTCTTACAGGAGAAATTCCAAAAGAAGCAAGAACAATGCCTGTATTGCCAGCATCCTCAGACTATACACCAAAGCCAATGTTAAAAGTCCATGACTAA
- the hfq gene encoding RNA chaperone Hfq, producing the protein MAKKKGRLQEQFLNAIRKNRVRVNIYLVNGVKLEGKIRYFDPFTILLKEGPRQVLVYKHAITTVIPKQEIEFVYEEQEDIEENNK; encoded by the coding sequence ATGGCCAAGAAAAAGGGAAGACTGCAGGAGCAGTTTTTAAATGCAATTAGAAAAAATAGAGTTAGAGTAAATATCTATCTGGTGAATGGTGTAAAACTGGAGGGGAAAATCAGATATTTTGACCCGTTTACAATTCTACTAAAAGAAGGTCCAAGACAGGTGTTGGTATATAAACATGCCATAACCACCGTTATTCCAAAGCAGGAAATAGAATTTGTTTATGAAGAACAAGAGGATATAGAAGAAAATAATAAATAG
- a CDS encoding ADP-ribosylglycohydrolase family protein, with protein MKNKFRGALVGAAVGDSMGMCVEEIPMDEVILHYGDKITEICRPHPASPASFLKPGETSSEFELVKIVAESLADKGRLDIRDIIERYIDWYEKEELHSYVDPSFLVAIEALKEGREIGRGGSSVEGTLPAIPIGMYHYTNPILAVEGTKAVVMLTHRNEIALDAASILAVAIGELLQGRFYLEDEYGYFIELLKTFVKQKETKFYLDRVKTLLDKDASYDDAIDELGNGSFALEAVSQALFIFLKTPENTENVIIHAVNSYGNYGGDTDSIGLISGAFAGAYNGEETIPAIWKTKLVKYKDIVKLADRLYKVAQH; from the coding sequence ATGAAAAATAAATTTAGAGGTGCCCTTGTAGGTGCTGCCGTTGGTGATAGCATGGGGATGTGTGTTGAAGAAATCCCTATGGATGAGGTTATATTACATTATGGAGATAAAATAACAGAGATATGCAGACCTCATCCTGCATCTCCAGCATCATTTTTAAAACCAGGAGAAACATCCAGCGAATTTGAGCTGGTGAAAATTGTGGCAGAATCCCTTGCTGATAAAGGTAGATTGGATATCAGGGATATTATAGAAAGGTATATAGACTGGTATGAAAAGGAAGAACTCCACAGTTATGTTGACCCATCATTTCTTGTGGCTATAGAAGCCCTCAAAGAAGGAAGAGAGATAGGGAGAGGCGGCAGTTCAGTTGAAGGAACACTGCCTGCAATTCCTATAGGAATGTATCATTACACAAATCCTATTCTTGCTGTTGAAGGAACAAAAGCAGTAGTTATGCTTACCCACAGAAATGAAATAGCCCTTGATGCTGCTTCTATACTTGCTGTTGCTATAGGAGAGCTTTTACAGGGAAGATTTTATCTTGAGGATGAGTATGGCTATTTTATAGAGCTTTTAAAAACATTTGTTAAACAAAAAGAAACCAAATTTTATCTGGACAGGGTAAAAACACTTTTAGATAAAGATGCTTCCTACGATGATGCTATTGATGAGCTGGGTAATGGTTCATTTGCACTGGAAGCTGTATCACAGGCTTTATTTATTTTTTTGAAAACTCCAGAGAACACCGAAAATGTAATTATTCATGCTGTTAACTCCTATGGAAATTATGGTGGAGATACAGATTCAATAGGCTTGATATCAGGTGCTTTTGCAGGAGCTTATAATGGAGAGGAAACAATCCCTGCAATATGGAAGACAAAACTTGTAAAATATAAAGATATAGTTAAACTGGCAGACCGACTTTATAAAGTAGCACAACACTAA
- the lysS gene encoding lysine--tRNA ligase, translating into MPEEIIESRKQIIEQMKKEGKNPYPHKFEITTTLDKIREKYEKPVPEKEFTIKGKIKRVSKREDKYVIRLADFNEPVEIQVIIPQSAGKFAPKQEVAFKGKLKRIDGKLTLVAENIAPVEEAQDVHQIKSQFDLDPEREQVSVAGRLIALRDQGKAAFGHIQDADGKLQVYFRKDTLGEEKYQEAMNILDVGDIIGVKGELFRTMTGELTVEVKDFQLLAKSLRALPEKWHGLKDVELRYRHRYIDLIANPKAREIFKIRSKAIKSLREYLESKGFMEVETPILQSVASGAMAKPFITHHNALDMDMYLRIAPELYLKMLVVGGFNRVYEIGRNFRNEGIDTTHNPEFTMVEFYGAYLDYNDLMDMTEELFRKILMDTVGTLKITWEGQELDFSKPFRRLPFFEALKEKTGKDKDFFLDEEKARAFAKEVGIPKAEELTHLKLLDKLFEHFIEEDLIQPTFVIDFPKILSPLAKTHRNDPDLVERFELIVNKQELANAYTELNDPEDQRERFLQQLKEKAAGDEEAMDIDENFLMALEYGLPPTGGEGIGIDRLVMMLTDSSSIREVILFPTLRPEKD; encoded by the coding sequence ATGCCTGAAGAGATTATAGAAAGTAGAAAACAGATTATTGAACAAATGAAAAAGGAAGGGAAAAATCCATACCCACACAAGTTTGAAATAACAACCACCCTTGATAAGATAAGAGAAAAATATGAAAAACCTGTTCCTGAAAAGGAATTTACAATAAAAGGAAAGATTAAAAGGGTTTCCAAAAGAGAAGATAAATATGTTATAAGGCTTGCTGATTTTAATGAGCCAGTTGAGATACAGGTCATTATTCCCCAATCAGCAGGTAAATTTGCACCAAAGCAGGAAGTTGCCTTTAAAGGAAAACTAAAAAGAATAGATGGAAAACTAACACTTGTTGCAGAAAATATAGCTCCTGTGGAGGAAGCACAGGATGTGCATCAGATAAAATCCCAGTTTGACCTTGACCCTGAGAGGGAACAGGTTTCTGTAGCTGGCAGACTTATTGCCCTTAGAGACCAGGGAAAAGCCGCTTTTGGACATATTCAGGATGCAGATGGGAAATTGCAGGTCTATTTCAGAAAGGACACCTTAGGTGAGGAAAAATATCAAGAAGCAATGAATATTCTTGATGTTGGGGATATTATAGGAGTTAAAGGCGAGCTTTTCAGAACTATGACCGGTGAACTTACAGTTGAGGTTAAGGATTTTCAACTTCTGGCAAAGTCCCTCAGAGCTTTACCTGAAAAATGGCATGGTTTAAAAGATGTGGAACTAAGATACAGACATAGATATATCGACCTTATAGCAAATCCAAAAGCAAGGGAAATTTTCAAGATTAGGTCAAAAGCTATCAAAAGTCTGAGAGAATACCTTGAAAGCAAAGGCTTTATGGAGGTAGAAACTCCTATTCTTCAATCTGTTGCTTCTGGGGCTATGGCAAAACCATTTATAACCCATCACAATGCACTTGATATGGATATGTATCTCAGAATAGCCCCTGAATTATATCTAAAAATGCTTGTTGTTGGTGGATTTAACAGAGTTTATGAAATAGGTAGAAACTTTAGAAATGAGGGTATAGACACAACCCACAACCCTGAATTTACAATGGTTGAGTTTTACGGTGCATACCTTGACTACAACGACCTTATGGATATGACAGAAGAATTATTCAGAAAAATCCTTATGGATACAGTGGGAACACTGAAAATAACATGGGAAGGTCAGGAATTAGACTTTTCCAAACCATTTAGAAGATTGCCATTCTTTGAAGCATTAAAGGAAAAAACAGGTAAAGACAAAGATTTCTTCCTTGATGAAGAAAAGGCAAGGGCTTTTGCAAAAGAAGTTGGAATACCAAAAGCAGAAGAGCTAACCCATCTGAAACTTTTAGATAAACTGTTTGAGCATTTCATAGAAGAAGACCTTATACAGCCTACATTTGTTATAGATTTTCCCAAAATACTTTCCCCACTTGCAAAAACCCATAGAAACGACCCTGACCTTGTTGAAAGATTTGAACTAATTGTTAATAAACAAGAACTTGCCAATGCATATACAGAGCTAAATGACCCTGAAGACCAGAGAGAAAGATTTCTTCAGCAGCTTAAAGAGAAGGCAGCAGGTGATGAGGAAGCAATGGATATTGATGAAAACTTCCTTATGGCTCTTGAATACGGACTTCCACCTACAGGTGGAGAAGGTATTGGAATAGACAGACTTGTTATGATGCTTACAGACAGTTCATCAATAAGAGAGGTTATTCTCTTTCCAACTTTAAGACCAGAGAAGGATTAA
- a CDS encoding sigma-54 dependent transcriptional regulator yields MKALIVDDEINIQEILSMLLEEAGFQVDRASSYKEAIKLLEDKYYDLALLDLRLPDGSGIDVLRRLKEKNPKTEAVIITAFASSDTAVEAIKLGAYDYLSKPFELNELRLLIRNVKNKLELEKKLAQQKDEKFEGLIGNSPAIRVVKETIEKIAPYDINVLIVGESGTGKDVVARTIHKLSKRKDKPFVAINCASLPPELLESELFGYKKGAFTGAVSDKKGLIEEANGGTLFLDEIGEMPISLQAKLLRFLENKKIRPLGSLKEVSVDVRIISATNRDLEKEIEKGNFREDLYYRLSTIVIKMPSLKERKEDIPLLVESILQDLKEKYNKDIERISPEFLNYLMNYDYKGNIRELRNILEKAVILSEGKELAPVGIEKKSINSIYIDNPDQEFKVKIFPEGGINLKKTMALIEKALISKALEFSQGNKTRASQILGITFREFRYRYDKYFDKDET; encoded by the coding sequence ATGAAAGCTTTGATAGTAGATGATGAAATAAATATTCAGGAAATTTTGTCTATGCTCCTTGAAGAAGCAGGATTTCAAGTAGATAGAGCTTCTTCCTATAAAGAGGCTATAAAACTTCTTGAAGATAAATATTATGACCTTGCACTTTTAGACCTTAGACTACCAGACGGTTCAGGAATAGATGTTTTAAGAAGATTAAAAGAAAAAAATCCCAAAACGGAAGCGGTTATTATTACAGCTTTTGCCTCTTCAGATACAGCAGTTGAAGCTATAAAATTAGGTGCTTATGATTATCTGTCAAAACCATTTGAGTTAAATGAATTAAGGCTTCTGATTAGAAATGTAAAGAACAAGCTGGAACTTGAAAAGAAACTTGCACAGCAGAAAGATGAAAAATTTGAAGGTTTGATAGGAAACTCTCCTGCTATCAGAGTAGTGAAAGAAACAATAGAAAAGATAGCTCCTTATGACATAAATGTTCTCATCGTTGGGGAAAGTGGAACAGGCAAAGATGTAGTTGCAAGGACTATACATAAGCTTTCTAAAAGAAAGGATAAACCTTTTGTCGCCATAAACTGTGCATCTTTACCACCGGAACTTCTTGAAAGTGAGTTGTTTGGATATAAAAAGGGAGCCTTTACAGGGGCAGTATCAGACAAAAAGGGGCTGATTGAAGAGGCTAACGGCGGGACACTTTTCTTAGATGAAATAGGAGAGATGCCCATATCCCTTCAAGCGAAACTGCTGAGATTTCTGGAAAATAAGAAAATTAGACCCCTTGGAAGCCTAAAAGAAGTTAGTGTAGATGTTCGTATCATATCAGCTACAAATAGAGACCTTGAAAAAGAAATAGAAAAAGGAAACTTTAGAGAAGACCTTTATTACAGGCTTTCTACAATAGTGATAAAGATGCCTTCTTTAAAAGAAAGAAAAGAAGATATTCCTCTTCTTGTGGAAAGTATACTTCAGGATTTGAAGGAGAAGTATAATAAAGACATAGAAAGAATATCTCCGGAATTCCTTAATTATCTAATGAATTATGATTATAAAGGTAATATAAGAGAATTAAGAAATATCCTTGAAAAAGCTGTAATTCTTTCTGAGGGAAAGGAGCTTGCCCCGGTAGGAATAGAAAAAAAGAGCATTAATTCTATATATATAGACAATCCAGACCAGGAATTTAAAGTAAAAATATTTCCAGAAGGAGGGATAAATTTAAAGAAAACAATGGCACTTATAGAAAAAGCCCTTATTAGTAAAGCTCTGGAGTTTTCTCAGGGAAATAAAACCAGAGCATCCCAGATTTTAGGAATTACTTTCAGAGAGTTTAGATACAGGTATGATAAATATTTTGATAAAGATGAGACTTAA
- a CDS encoding HAMP domain-containing sensor histidine kinase — protein MHLERIQHNYKLLRFIFSLALLISFTFFAGTSGLKSSTQVVAVFILFVYTAVSFVTLFIKKVSIIDTILDVTFISAFIFTDFDKLKYFSLLYLFPLFFSGFTFESRQAYSVLILAIFEYSFLFFMYSEQHSSGYLHLILNIFAFWIITFAGLRLRKDLQIQQAYITKLEEEKKQAEVYKKLYRISAELAHEIRNPLASIKAAADLLAEGKTDKKLIDMIKNEAERLNKLLSDFLLLSRPKESEKSLISVKESVLRFKELFKDHKEINVNISGNPYVYMSEKAFYSVLSNLIKNAVEWAKNKVVINVYELGDKVYIEIEDDGEGIKPEIRDKIFEPFFSTSKTGTGLGLAITNRIVIENKGNILVEDSSLGGAKFVLIFPAGRKNESFDSR, from the coding sequence GTGCATTTAGAAAGGATACAGCATAACTACAAATTATTAAGGTTTATATTTTCCTTAGCCCTTTTAATCTCTTTTACATTCTTTGCTGGGACATCAGGACTTAAAAGCTCTACACAGGTTGTAGCTGTTTTTATTTTGTTTGTTTACACTGCTGTTTCATTTGTGACACTTTTTATTAAAAAAGTTTCTATTATAGACACTATACTTGATGTTACATTTATATCAGCCTTTATTTTTACTGATTTTGATAAATTAAAATATTTTTCTCTTTTGTACCTGTTTCCCTTATTTTTCTCAGGATTTACTTTTGAAAGCAGACAGGCTTATTCTGTACTAATCTTAGCGATTTTTGAGTATTCATTTTTATTCTTTATGTATAGCGAGCAACATTCCAGTGGATATTTGCATTTAATCTTAAATATATTTGCATTCTGGATAATAACATTTGCAGGTTTGAGATTGAGAAAAGATTTACAAATTCAACAGGCTTATATAACCAAACTGGAAGAAGAAAAAAAGCAGGCTGAAGTGTATAAAAAACTTTACAGGATAAGTGCAGAACTGGCTCATGAAATAAGAAATCCTCTTGCTTCAATAAAAGCTGCAGCAGACCTTCTTGCTGAAGGAAAAACGGACAAAAAATTAATAGATATGATAAAAAACGAAGCAGAACGCCTTAACAAGCTACTCTCAGATTTTTTATTACTATCACGCCCTAAAGAAAGTGAAAAAAGTTTAATTAGTGTTAAAGAAAGTGTGCTTAGATTTAAGGAGTTATTCAAAGACCATAAAGAAATTAATGTGAATATTTCAGGAAATCCTTATGTATATATGAGTGAGAAAGCCTTTTATTCTGTACTTTCAAATCTAATCAAAAATGCTGTTGAATGGGCGAAAAATAAAGTAGTTATAAATGTGTATGAACTTGGGGATAAGGTTTATATAGAGATAGAAGATGATGGGGAAGGTATAAAACCAGAAATCAGGGATAAAATATTTGAGCCTTTCTTTTCTACCAGTAAAACAGGGACAGGTTTGGGACTTGCCATTACAAACAGGATTGTTATAGAAAACAAAGGTAATATATTGGTTGAGGATAGCTCACTGGGAGGAGCAAAATTTGTTTTAATTTTTCCTGCAGGGAGGAAGAATGAAAGCTTTGATAGTAGATGA
- the rpoZ gene encoding DNA-directed RNA polymerase subunit omega, translating into MSKRPLIEQALKRVNNRYELVHAAAKLAKELYETGAESYVTEEGVPLKKTVIAIDEIAKGRAIIIRKSE; encoded by the coding sequence TTGAGCAAAAGACCTTTGATAGAGCAGGCTTTAAAGAGAGTTAACAATAGATATGAGCTGGTTCATGCTGCAGCAAAACTTGCAAAAGAGTTGTATGAAACAGGTGCAGAAAGTTATGTAACAGAGGAAGGGGTTCCTCTAAAAAAGACTGTTATTGCAATAGATGAAATAGCAAAAGGAAGAGCAATAATTATAAGAAAATCTGAGTAG
- a CDS encoding VanZ family protein: MGKVLKFSFWIYTLVIMYFAFTPQTLTQSHDKIYHFFAFFIFVILLKEAYNTSYWGTFFYSLFFSLFIEAVQYLLPYRTAEYGDITADLLGATSGLFMYFVIKLTYLELKYKE, translated from the coding sequence ATGGGGAAAGTTCTAAAATTTTCTTTCTGGATTTATACTCTCGTAATAATGTATTTTGCTTTTACTCCACAGACATTGACACAGAGCCATGACAAAATCTACCATTTTTTTGCATTTTTTATCTTTGTTATTCTATTAAAGGAAGCATACAATACAAGCTACTGGGGAACATTTTTTTACTCATTATTTTTTAGTCTGTTTATAGAAGCTGTTCAATATCTCTTACCATATAGAACTGCGGAATATGGGGATATAACTGCTGACTTGCTTGGGGCAACATCTGGATTATTTATGTATTTTGTAATTAAACTTACCTATCTGGAATTAAAATATAAAGAATGA
- the gmk gene encoding guanylate kinase, which produces MKKGELFILSSPAGGGKTTLANLLIKEIPNLKRVITCTTRKPRPGEKNGVDYYFLSKEEFERRIKENAFLEYAVVHGNYYGTPKKEVEEELQKGFDLLLVIDVQGMRQIVSNKKDVVTIFILPPSFDELVRRMKERGDSEEEIQKRLKTAKKEIPAWKEYNYVVINDNLEKAKENIKYIILSNRLKTERFDVSQIKDEELKKLMQE; this is translated from the coding sequence ATGAAAAAAGGGGAACTGTTTATACTGTCCTCTCCGGCCGGAGGGGGCAAAACTACCCTTGCTAATCTTCTCATAAAAGAAATTCCAAATCTCAAGAGAGTTATAACCTGCACAACCAGAAAACCACGTCCTGGCGAGAAGAACGGAGTTGATTATTATTTTCTTTCAAAAGAAGAATTTGAAAGAAGAATAAAAGAGAATGCTTTCCTTGAGTATGCTGTAGTTCATGGCAACTATTATGGAACCCCAAAAAAAGAAGTGGAAGAGGAATTACAGAAAGGGTTTGATTTGTTATTGGTAATTGATGTTCAGGGGATGAGACAGATAGTCTCAAATAAAAAGGACGTAGTTACCATTTTTATACTTCCACCTTCCTTTGATGAACTTGTAAGAAGAATGAAGGAAAGGGGAGATAGCGAAGAGGAAATTCAAAAAAGACTAAAAACTGCAAAAAAAGAAATACCTGCATGGAAAGAGTATAATTATGTTGTAATAAATGATAATCTGGAGAAAGCCAAAGAGAATATAAAATATATAATTCTTTCCAACCGACTAAAAACAGAAAGATTTGATGTGTCTCAGATAAAAGATGAAGAATTAAAAAAACTTATGCAGGAGTAA